In the genome of Xenopus tropicalis strain Nigerian chromosome 10, UCB_Xtro_10.0, whole genome shotgun sequence, the window CCATGTGGGATACTAGAATCTTCCTCAACACTCTGAAAATCAGAGGGAACGGAGGAAATACATAGGCCCAAAGACTCTCCCAGTTCTGTGAGAATGTATCCGTCCCCATCGCCCGAGGGGATGGGATTCTGGAGAAGAAATGACTGATTTTGTGGTTCCTCTCTGAGGCCATTAAATCTATCCATGGGGTGCCCCATCTGGAGGTTATCCAACTGAAGATCTCCTTCTTCAGTTCCCACTCCCCTCTGTCTATTAAGATCCTGCTCAAAGCATCCGCTTGATGATTCTTGACTCCAGCTATGTGAACTGCTGTAATATCCACTAGGTAGGTTTGAGCCCAATCCATGATTGGCTTGACCTCTCTCATCAGTCTGGTACTGCCTGTCCCACCTTGCTTTCTGATGTAGGAAACTGCCGACATGTTGTCTGACCTTGTCTTCACAGCAGTACCCCACAAATATGGCCTGAGGTGCTTCAGGGCCTCCATAATTACCCTCAGCTCCAACACATTCGAGGGGAGATGGGATAGATCCGAACTCCATGATCCCTGGACTAACACTTCCATTGTATGAGCTCCCCAGCCTTGACCTGATGCGTCCAAAAATACTTCTACCCAGTTGGGTTCCGTCAATGGATAACCCTGGCGAAAATTGTCTGGCTTCTGCCACCAACGAAGCTGTACTTTCATCTTCCGAGAAAGAAGAATAATCTGCGACTAGTCCTGAGATTCCGACCTCCATTGGGAGAGAAAACATCTCTGAATAATTCTCATCTTCCACCTCGCCCACTTTACCAGGCCTATGGTGGATGTTAACAGACCCAACAAGGCCATAAACTCCCTGGCTGGGAGACTCTGACAAGACATCAACTGCTTGGTGTTTGCTGAAATTGACAGAATCTTGTGATAGGGAAGACCATCCCTATCTTTGTATTGAAGAAGGCACCTAGGTAAATGATGGTCTGGGAAGGCTCTGGTTGGCTCTTGCCCTCGTTTATGATCCATCCATAGTGTTCTAAAGTCTTCCTGACTTGTGCTACATGATGAAGGAGTATCGACCTGCCCCTTGCCACTACGAGTAGATTGTCCAAATAATGATAGATTTCTATGCCCTTCTTTCTCAATTTCGCTATTAGGACGACCAAGACCTTCGTAAATGTTCTTGAGGATGTAGAGAGCCCGAACGGCAGACACCGAAACTGCAGGTGCTGGTCCCTCCATGCAAACCTGAGATATTTTTGATGTTCCACTGCCACTGGAACGTGTAAATAGGCGTCCTTTAAATCTAGGGATGCCAGCCAATCTCCTGGTTGTACCGCTGCCTTTATCAGGCTCAAGCATTCCATCTTGAAACGCTGAGGCTTTATGATTTCGTTCAATCCCCTTAAATCTAAAATCGGTTGCAACTCTCCTGATGCCTTGGTTACTAGAAACAGAGGTGAGTAGAATCCTTGCCCCCTTTGCTCTGGGGGAACCGGTTGGACTGCCTCTTTTACCAGCAACTGCGCAATGTAATCCTGCAGGATTAAATGGTTTTCTGGCTTTGCTCTTGTAGCCACAAAATGATTTCTTACAGGTTTCCTTGTAAACTCCAGACGATACCCCCTTGAAATAATTGAAATGACCCACTTGTCTTGTATGTCTTCGGCCCAGACCCGCTGAAACTTCAGTAATCTCGCACCCACAGCCGACTGGACCGGCCTCATCTCATTGGGGCTTAGGTTGACGCTTGGGGGATCTGGAGATCTTAGGTTTGTTGGAACAAAAAAAGGCAGAGTCACCAGTGCGCCATGGAGCCCTAGGTCTGTAGGATCTAGCTTCCTCCCTACGCTTATAAGAGTATCTATCCAACTGCTTCTTGGGTTCTTGAAAACGTCTTGTTTGAGGCAAAAAGGTACTTTTACCTCCTGATGATTTCGAAATAATTTCATCCAAATTCTTTCTGAAAAGACGTTTCCCTTCATATGGCAATCTACAGAGAGTGTTCTTTGAGGCTGTATCAGCATACCAAACACGCAGCCACAAGGCACGACGAGCGGCAACAACATACATCATATTCCGGGCAGCCAGTTTAGAGAGATCCACTGATGCATCTAGACAGAAATCTGCCGCTTTCTTGAGATCTAAAAGCGCCTCAGCTAGCTTGTCTTTAGGAGAATCTTCCAAAATTGCTTGCTCAATATTCTCTGCCCAGATAGACATAGCCTTGGCTACCGACACAACTGAAACCGCCGGCTTGCAGGCTGCCCCTGCTGTCAAATATGCTTTCTTCAACTCCGTCTCCAATCTCCTATCCATCGGATGTTTTAAAGCCGAGATGTCATCAATAGGGAGAGCGGTCTTTTTGGACAGGCGGGCAACCGGAGCATCCACTGTGGGAGTATTCTCCCAAACCTCAGAATCCTCTGCCGCAAAGGGGTACAACTGTGCAAATTTAGCTTCCACAGGCGACTTTTTAGACTTTTCAGCTCCTTAATCTCTGGGTGAATTGGAAAAGAaggcttcttcttcttagcaaaGAGAGAAGTAGATGCTGTTTCTGCCTGCGGAATTTCCAAACTTAAGGTCCGCCTGACCGCTTTAATCAAAGAAGGGATGAATCTAGCCTCAAAACACTGAATATCCTCCTGACTCTCCTCCTCAGACCAAGAACATTCACCCTCATCCTCTGAAGACATCAGTACCTGGGAGGGAACAGAGGCTTTATTAGCAGAAACATTAACAGTTTCAGATACGGCTTGTTTAATCCATTTCATAATGGTAGATTGGTCTACCGGCATGCTAGAAGAAGTGGAAGGTTTATCCAGACAAGTATCATGAACCATAGCAGGAGTGGCGGAAAGATCAGTAAGGTCTCTGGCAGCATAATCATCAAAACAGGCCTGACATCATTTCTTATTCTTGATTGCAGGATTATCACAAGCCTTACAAGTCCTAGTACTGGATTTGTTTTCTTTACTGTGATGCTTATCCCTTTTAGAAGAAGGTTCTTCAACAGGGGCAGAATCACTAATGCACACATGGAAAAACAACACTAAGTAACTTTTGGCAGTTCTTTTCCGAGTTAATAGAAAAACCCAGGGGGAACAAAACTGAAACAGATCAACACTCACCCAGGCATACGAGAGGCGGCACGTTTAGGGGCAGCTGGATCCATGTTGCCTCGCGGAaaaacgccgaaaaaaacgcTGAGAAAAAACGCCGAAAACACGCAGAAAAAACGCCGAAAAAACGCGAACCGCTACTAAGGGCAGGATCTGCAAACACGCTGAGGCTTTTAAACCTCGCGCGCACCCCAATGACGTCACTTCCGGGTAGCCGGCATGAAGGGAGCGCAGCAGCGCTGGACGAAGCCAAAAAGGCACAGAAACCTGCCGCAGAGGTTCCCTGCTCACACAGCCGCAGCTGATAACGGCAGGGCTTCGGGTGGAGAGACACTGCCAAAAAACTGCACCCGGTAATCTGATCCTAACGGACCTGTGAGTGTGACCTGCTCTGACTAGTGTTTCTGACAGAAGAAAACTAAGACAGGGAGGTGCCATTGGGGGGAGGTATTTAAACTTAATAAGGAGGTGTGTTTTCTTCTGCATACTGACAGGGGAGCCTACCCCATTTGTGTTTTCATGCTgcctggggatgaccaggaaagtAGGTTGGCTGGCCTACTCCTTCACTATCACCTTCCACAACATCTAGTCATGTTATAATTCCCCTACAAGACATTAGCCTTGGATTGTACACCGACATGTTAAGAAGTTATGGAGGCTTCGTAACCCGCCCATTATTAGCACAAGTGAGTGGGAAATATTAGTTTATATTGGCTCCTAGGTTTTTCAACAAAGGACACCAATATTTTCTTTGCCTGAGGCTCGGATGACTGACCTTGAGTATTCTGGCCAACCCGAAATCTGCAATCTTGCACAACAGTTCCTCCCCCACAAGCACATTACGAGCGCCCAAGTTAATATGAAGTATATGCTTGTTCTCTAGATGGGCCATCCCCTCTGCCACCTGAGAGATGATGTGCATGAAATTAGCATCTGTTAACCAAGGTCCTTCATTACCTGGAAGACAGAAAAAAGAACGTATGGAACATCTCACATGGCATCACCACAAATATGGCAAGCAGATATGGTGAGAAAGTGGGATGGAAGCCATCTTGCTACACTACAGAGGGTAAGTGGAACAGAAGCCACACAGCACTCAAGTGTGGTGGAAACTACCTTCTCATACTACTGGATGGAGGGGAAAGTTGGATGGAAACCAGTTTCACCCCAAAGAAACAGATTTATGGGAGTTTACTGACCTTTTAAGAACTGCAGGAGGCTTCCTTTAGCCATGAGCTCAGTGACTATATAGACCGGTTCTCCTACTGAACAAACTGCATAAAGTTGGATCAGGTTCTTGTGACACAAGGTCTTGAGAGCGTTGacctcatttttaaaatgactctCATTTGCTGCAAGATGGAAGTGACATTATCATGCCCAGAGATACATAATGCATTAAATACACTTACAAAACCATGAGAATGAGAAGGGTGGGAAATGGTTAAGCACTAACCTCGTTTGAAGGTCTTTATGGCCACTTTATCCTTGTTATTCCAGAggccttcccatatttctccGAAATCTCCTGCTCCCAGGTGCTTAACCAGCTTGAACTCACTGCGAGGCCTTTCCCACTGGTCACTTTGCTGGGCTACCTACAAGAACATCATTACTGATGAGGTGAATATGATGTTCCCCTATTATACGTGACATTTCAGTTCAGCGCTTTCCACTAATGCCTGCCGACAGTAAACAATGTATCCCTATgggaaaaattgtgtttttattaatgCAAATATTAAATTAGTACCCGGGGTTGTTACCCTCTCTTGCTGGGCCTTTACTGGGAATAGCAGCCATGACCACACTAGAATGTGTTGAACCAGAACTCACTTAATTGCAGGCTTCTCAGAATGCAGGACAGGCACAACCTCACTTGCAGCAGGGGTTGGGTGGCCCACATGATCTTGCTCAGTACTGACTGCTCTCTGCAACCCTTTCTCTGTGTCCTGGATCCCCATTTCAGGATCCTATATCCCTTTCTCTGGATCCTACATCCCAATCTGAAGACCTACATCCCTTTCTCTGTGTCCTGGATCCTGATTTCAGCACCATATGTCCCTTTCTCTGGATCCTACATCCCAGTCTCAGCATCCTATAACCCTTTCTCCATTTCCTGGATCCAGATTTCAGGACCCTACGTCCCATTCTCTGGGTCCTACATCCCTTTCTCTGGGTCCTACATCCCTTTCTCTGGGTCCTACATCCCTTTCTCTGGGTCCTACATCCCTTTCTCTGGGTCCTACATCCCTTTCTCTGGGTCCTACATCCCTTTCTCTGGATCCTACATCCCTTTCTCTGGGTCCTACATCCCTTTCTCTGGGTCCTACATCCCTTTCTAGTCATTGGCTAAGAGAGGGTCATTACTTATGTGCCCAGCCAGTGTGTACTGCCTTTTTTTAAAGGGATGTGTTCTCCAGATGTATAATGGGACTATATCTGTAATAAAAGTCGAATCAACTGGCTGTATATTTTGCCAGTCCTAACTGGCTTTcttaattcagaatgacttgtacagagaccttcctggaataaatacccggGGATGTTGCTCCAATCAGATCATCTGTTTATCAGAACCAGCATGGGCTCAGGGATCCTATGAAGGGAAGGAGTTggttgtattagcatgattggagctttgaggtgttattaacCCTTTCAGGGAGTGGCGCCAAACAGCATTTTACATGGCAGACAATGGATATGGCACCCCCACCCCCGCCTCTGTTCAAGCTTTTTTCCATTTTCATATATATGGCCTCTTTAacacctcttttgaaccagtcGCTCTCCCTGTCTAGAAACTGGATCTGTCAGTCTTCAAATGtgtgtcctttttcctttagaTGAAGGAAGATGAGTTTTAACCCAAGGAGCTGACGCTTCAGTGCCACGCCATATGCTGGAGTAACTACGTTTCTAAGACACCCCAAGCTACACATGGGAGGAGCAAGTTCTTTTGCCCGTCATGCTTTCCCCCTTCAATGGTAGTTTTGGCGTCATTGCTTCTCCTTCTCATGGTTCTAACAAAGGTCCAATCTGGATATTTGCAAGTTTTAAGGGCCCCTCTGAGCTGTTCCATCTCATTGGCCTTAGCCTCTGTGCTGGTGGGGATCTAGTCTGCTTTGTGGTGTAGGGTTCCCATAGCCCCCATTACTAATGATGTGATTCCTTTGCAGGTATCCAGAACCTTtgtttccacttcctccatatacaggTCGGCCATGCTTCTGCCTGTACAATTTACCCTTGTACTTGATATCAGTGGTACTTAGgtataggtccagtaaggaacataCTTGCTCTGGGTTAAGCTTCTGTTCTGTTGCCAAGGGCGTTGTCTTTTAGCAACTGTTCTCACCGTTTCAAAAGCCTCTGGGATGGGAATGAATTTAAAAAGGGACGTAACCTCATAGGAAACCATGGTTTCTTCTGTACCCAgtaccaacccttggatgttgtttGTACAATCCTGAGAGTTCTGGATGTGATGATCTGTATTTCCAACCAGAGGGGCTAGGGTGTTGGCTCGGTATTGTGCCATGGTGTAGGTCGCATAGTTCATGCTGCTGACAGTTTGTCTGGGAGGGGCCCCTTCTTTATGTATCATTGGAAGTCCATATATACATGGAGGGGTTTCAGGACAGTAGAGGCGATGATACGCGGGGATCAATAGCTTTGTTTTCCTGCAGCAGTTTTAGGAGGTCCATGATCTTTTTCTTGTAACTGTTGGTTGGGTCCCTACTTAGAGCTTCATAGGTGTTGATGTGTGGTCTCCTGACATTtattgtctgccacatacaatgctgtttgGCGCCTCTCCCTGGAAGGGTTAATAACccctcaaagctccaatcataCTAATACAACCAACCCCTtcccttcatgagatccctgaccccATGCTCTGCCCTGACCCCAAGATGAgttcaagaaaaaacacagcaagtccagttgatttgacccATTACTACAGatttaccatgacctggatgaacgaGAACCTTCCCTGACTTATTCAGGTACATGTTGGCCAACACATAGGTGTGACCCTTTCCCAATGGGCAGCGACAGGACGATATCCTTACCCCGGTGGTTTCAGAACAAATCACACTTTCACTCAAATACATTGAAAAATGAACACCGACCTCTATGAGAATGAtggtgccattgtgattggatgttgcATTTAGCTTATATCACAATAGAGAATACATTTTGGtggtaaaaaaaacactttatattGCCCTCCCGTACCCACAAGTACCCAGATTTACTGACCTCCTTTCCCCAGAAATGTTcccccagtgaaaacgcctggtACTTACGGCCTGGGAACCCTGAAATCCCTCGGGAGTGCGATGGTGATCTGAGTTTGTATCCAGTATcagctctgtagcctcctgcccatagatccttccctttaccccagtgacaatcccagctaagcctgtgagtaatgtctctgagatcccacccacatccagatcccctacagccgggtCCTTTATaccccttctctctctgccctcagtatctgccccctcagtaccctctctctctctgccctcagtatctgccccctcagtaccctctctctctgccctcagtatctgccccctcagtaccctctctctctctgccctcagtatctgccccctcagtaccctctctctctgccctcagtatctgccccctcagtaccctctctctctctgccctcagtatctgccccctcagtaccctctctctctctgccctcagtatctgccccctcagtaccctctctctctctgccctcagtatctgccccctcagtacc includes:
- the LOC116407982 gene encoding tyrosine-protein kinase Srms-like yields the protein RSEDCGRRRGENLKKAKKTRAGHLKAQRDYAVAQQSDQWERPRSEFKLVKHLGAGDFGEIWEGLWNNKDKVAIKTFKRANESHFKNEVNALKTLCHKNLIQLYAVCSVGEPVYIVTELMAKGSLLQFLKGNEGPWLTDANFMHIISQVAEGMAHLENKHILHINLGARNVLVGEELLCKIADFGLARILKNDFYLIEKDTSVPIRWTAPEVLTDDRYTAKSDVWSFGIFMYEVFMLGRTPYPGMSNQEVKDKVPSGYRLPKPDDCSPDIYMLMLECWQEEPNRRPSFFDLVEKLTAIQRSLQ